The following proteins come from a genomic window of Trifolium pratense cultivar HEN17-A07 linkage group LG4, ARS_RC_1.1, whole genome shotgun sequence:
- the LOC123881799 gene encoding zinc finger CCCH domain-containing protein 25-like has product MNPLTLVKRIQKINSREAALNISEEASWHTKYKDSAYVFVGGIPFDLTEGDLLAVFAQCGEVVDVNLVRDKGTGKSKGFAFIAFEDQRSTNLAVDNLNGAQVLGRIIRVDHVDKYKKKEEEDEETERQKREARGVCRAFQRGECTRGAGCKFSHDEQRAANTGWGENGNAKWDNDKYDGPKKERRYDNNQSNRIPETRDRDSRPKAHGNEMELDKQSDRREEKKLWRHDDDDKFEGRENTSRRETNRPRRHGGDEFEHRSREDRHRREEKRSRDGYDGRESEPRDNRREDRRSTKRDDVEFESKSRDSDVRDDKRPNRQDVDDFRSKSREHGNREERRSRKHTEDESVPRSREDHDRKQDNRSYRNDTDRSDSKGRYESERRKEKRSGR; this is encoded by the exons ATGAACCCATTAACACTTGTGAAACGGATTCAgaaaatcaattcaagagaaGCTGCATTAAACATCAGCGAAGAAGCTTCGTGGCATACTAAATACAAAGATTCTGCTTATGTTTTTGTTGGTGGGATTCCCTTTGATCTTACTGAGGGTGATTTGCTAGCTGTTTTTGCTCA ATGTGGGGAGGTTGTTGATGTTAATTTAGTTAGAGACAAAGGTACTGGAAAATCAAAGGGTTTTGCATTTATTGCATTTGAAGATCAAAGAAGCACTAATCTTGCTGTTG ATAATCTGAATGGAGCTCAGGTTTTAGGTAGGATTATTAGAGTTGATCATGTTGATAAGtataagaagaaagaagaggaagatgaagaGACAGAGAGGCAGAAAAGGGAGGCACGTGGTGTTTGTCGAGCTTTTCAAAGAGGGGAATGTACTCGTGGAGCTGGATGCAAATTTTCTCATGATGAGCAA AGAGCTGCAAATACCGGTTGGGGTGAGAATGGCAACGCAAAATGGGATAATGACAAATATGATGGTcccaagaaagaaagaagatatGACAACAACCAATCAAATCGCATTCCAGAAACTAGAGACAGAGATTCACGCCCCAAAGCCCATGGCAATGAGATGGAATTAGACAAGCAAAGTGATAGAAGAGAGGAAAAGAAGTTATGGAGGCATGATGACGATGATAAATTTGAGGGAAGAGAAAATACCAGTAGAAGAGAAACAAATAGACCAAGAAGGCATGGTGGCGATGAATTTGAACATCGGTCAAGAGAAGATCGACATaggagagaagaaaaaagatcAAGGGATGGTTACGATGGTAGGGAATCTGAGCCAAGAGATAACAGAAGGGAAGACAGGAGGTCAACAAAACGAGATGATGTCGAGTTTGAATCCAAGTCAAGAGATTCTGATGTAAGAGATGATAAAAGACCAAATAGGCAGGATGTTGATGATTTTCGAAGCAAGTCAAGAGAACATGGTAATAGGGAAGAGAGGAGATCAAGAAAGCACACTGAAGACGAATCTGTGCCGAGGTCAAGAGAAGATCATGATAGGAAGCAAGATAACAGATCATATAGAAATGATACTGATCGATCTGACTCAAAAGGAAGATACGAATCTGAacgaagaaaagaaaagaggtcCGGAAGGTAG
- the LOC123881797 gene encoding UDP-glycosyltransferase 71K2-like has translation MNEKTQLIFIPSPGIGHLASSLEFANILTNRYNNFHITVLCIKLPSIPSSDSYIKSFLASQSQIQLIDLPQVETSSQDLHKSPEFFILNYVESLKPHVKETIQTILSSSSNKVVGLVLDFFCVSLIDVGNEFGIPSYLYVPSNVGFLSLMLSLQKRRIDEVYDNSNTDDNQLLNIPGLSNETPTNVLPDACFSKDGGYFAYYKLAERFRETKGIIVNTFSDLEQHSIEALHAHDEKIPPIYAVGPLLDLKSQPNQNLDQSQHDLILKWLDEQPNKSVVFLCFGSFGFQFVPSQITEIALGLKNSGVRFLWSNRAEKKVLPDGFLEWMELEGKGMICGWAPQVEILGHKAIGGFVSHCGWNSILESLWFGVPILTWPIYAEQQLNAFTMVKEFGLSVELKMDYRRGSDVIVADEIEKGLKSLMDNDNIVHKKVKEIKELARNAVVDGGSSFISIGKVIDDIIGSK, from the coding sequence ATGAATGAAAAAACACAACTTATCTTCATTCCTTCACCAGGAATTGGCCACTTAGCTTCATCACTTGAATTTGCAAATATCCTAACCAACCGTTACAACAATTTTCACATCACAGTTCTCTGCATCAAACTCCCAAGCATTCCCTCTTCAGATTCATACATCAAATCATTTTTAGCCTCACAATCACAAATCCAACTCATTGATCTTCCTCAAGTTGAAACATCTTCACAAGATTTACACAAATCTCCAGAATTCTTCATCTTGAATTATGTTGAAAGTCTCAAACCTCATGTCAAAGAAACCATCCAAACCATTTTATCATCTAGTTCAAACAAAGTTGTTGGATTAGTCCTAGATTTCTTCTGTGTTTCACTGATTGATGTCGGAAACGAATTCGGTATCCCTTCTTATTTGTATGTACCATCTAATGTTGGCTTTTTAAGTCTCATGCTTTCCCTTCAAAAACGTAGAATCGATGAAGTTTACGATAATTCCAACACTGATGATAATCAGTTGTTGAATATTCCTGGTTTGTCAAATGAAACTCCTACTAATGTTTTACCTGATGCTTGTTTTAGCAAAGATGGTGGATATTTTGCTTATTATAAGCTTGCTGAGAGATTTAGAGAAACCAAAGGAATTATTGTTAATACTTTTTCAGATTTGGAACAACATTCAATTGAAGCATTACATGCTCATGATGAAAAAATCCCTCCTATCTATGCTGTTGGTCCATTGCTTGATCTTAAAAGCCAACCAAATCAAAATTTAGATCAATCTCAACATGATCTTATATTGAAATGGCTTGATGAACAACCAAATAAATCTGTTGTTTTTCTATGTTTTGGAAGCTTTGGATTTCAATTTGTTCCATCTCAAATAACAGAAATAGCATTAGGACTTAAGAATAGTGGAGTAAGGTTTTTATGGTCTAATCGTGCGGAGAAAAAAGTGTTACCAGACGGGTTTTTAGAATGGATGGAATTGGAAGGTAAGGGAATGATATGTGGATGGGCACCACAAGTTGAGATCTTAGGCCATAAGGCTATTGGTGGATTCGTTTCGCATTGCGGATGGAATTCtattttggaaagtttatggtTTGGTGTGCCAATATTGACATGGCCTATTTATGCAGAACAACAGTTGAATGCTTTTACGATGGTGAAGGAATTCGGATTAAGTGTGGAGCTGAAAATGGATTATAGAAGAGGTAGTGATGTTATTGTGGCTGATGAGATTGAGAAAGGGTTGAAGAGTTTGATGGATAATGATAACATTGTGCACAAGAAGGTGAAAGAGATTAAAGAGTTGGCTAGGAATGCTGTTGTTGATGGTGGATCTTCTTTCATTTCTATTGGAAAAGTTATTGATGATATCATAGGAAGCAAATGA
- the LOC123881798 gene encoding F-box/kelch-repeat protein At3g23880-like yields the protein METEKTLYLPFELIIQILLRLPVKSLIRFKCVCKSWFSLISNPHFANSHFHLTTHTHRILLITPALKSLSIDFEASLSDDTAIDSRSISFLFPQSFFKLDIKGSCRGFILLHRSKNLYIWNPSTGVRKRIPLSTIDSNLNANCFYGFGYDRLRDDYLVLSMSYDPNADDMLSHLGFFSLRDKMWKEIEGTGTSTSSTTTHLPYMQSCVFPRAESLLNDTIHWLVYRYDIKCTVLVGFHLMERKLLEMPLPDDIKRGPGLYDLWVFKGFLSLWDMWGDNGKVEIWVMGKYNVQSSWSKTLVLSFDGIPTHYFCPKYCAKNGDIVGTDTCNVLVKYNSKGQLLEHRSFSNDRYGSLVALYTESLLSLPGDGDGDQA from the coding sequence ATGGAGACAGAGAAAACCCTATATCTTCCCTTTGAATTAATCATCCAAATCCTACTAAGATTACCAGTAAAATCTCTCATACGTTTCAAATGCGTTTGTAAGTCATGGTTTTCTCTAATCTCTAATCCTCACTTTGCAAATTCACATTTTCATCTTACCACACACACTCATAGAATTCTGCTCATAACTCCAGCTCTTAAATCTCTATCTATAGATTTTGAAGCATCGCTTAGCGATGATACTGCTATCGATTCGCGGAGCATTAGTTTTTTGTTTCCTCAATCTTTTTTTAAACTTGATATTAAAGGTTCATGTAGAGGTTTTATACTTTTGCATCGTTCTAAGAATCTTTATATATGGAATCCATCCACCGGAGTTCGTAAACGAATACCTTTGTCTACTATTGATTCCAATTTAAATGCAaattgtttttatggttttgggtATGATCGGTTAAGAGATGATTACTTGGTGCTTTCTATGTCTTATGATCCGAACGCCGATGATATGTTATCTCATTTAGGGTTTTTCTCATTGAGAGATAAAATGTGGAAAGAAATTGAGGGTACTGGTACTAGTACAAGTAGTACTACTACCCATTTGCCTTATATGCAGTCCTGTGTTTTTCCGAGAGCCGAGTCGCTCTTAAATGATACGATTCATTGGTTGGTTTATCGTTATGATATAAAGTGTACTGTTCTTGTTGGCTTTCATTTAATGGAAAGGAAACTTCTAGAGATGCCTTTGCCAGATGATATTAAACGTGGTCCTGGATTGTATGATTTATGGGTATTTAAAGGATTTCTTAGTCTATGGGATATGTGGGGTGATAATGGTAAAGTTGAAATATGGGTGATGGGAAAATACAATGTGCAATCGTCTTGGAGTAAGACTCTTGTTCTGTCTTTTGATGGCATTCCCACTCACTACTTTTGCCCGAAATACTGTGCAAAAAATGGTGATATCGTTGGAACAGACACTTGTAATGTATTGGTAAAGTATAATAGCAAAGGACAGCTGCTTGAGCATCGCTCGTTCAGTAATGATAGATATGGATCCCTAGTGGCTTTGTATACAGAATCTCTGCTTTCACTTCCTGGTGATGGTGACGGTGATCAAGCTTAA